Proteins encoded within one genomic window of Solibaculum mannosilyticum:
- a CDS encoding FAD:protein FMN transferase, whose translation MKRLYCLILICLVLLCVPGCGSMNPPISRQDFLLDTIVTVTLYDTDSQDLLNGCMDICRELDALLSPTKEGSDVYRINRGGGKPVEVDPRTAQLIQKSLEVSQWTDGAFDITIAPLVELWDFKAETPRVPTQSQIDEVLPLVDYRGVQVEGSTVTLANPEMSIDLGGIAKGYIADQMREYLRENGCKSAVLDLGGNIYALGRRTDGNDWTIGMRSPFDTSSQLGTLAVHDRSVVTSGPYERYFEVDGKRYHHILDPSTGYPVENGLASVTILSDDSVMGDALSTACFVLGISDGTQLIQNLDQIDALFITDEEEVVTVGQAVFHKNS comes from the coding sequence ATGAAACGACTGTATTGTCTTATTCTAATCTGTCTTGTCCTGCTGTGTGTGCCGGGATGCGGTTCGATGAATCCGCCGATCTCCCGCCAGGATTTTCTGCTGGATACCATTGTAACCGTCACCCTTTATGACACTGACAGTCAGGACCTCTTAAACGGCTGTATGGACATCTGCCGGGAGCTGGACGCCCTATTGAGTCCCACAAAAGAGGGCAGCGACGTCTATCGCATCAATCGTGGGGGCGGTAAACCCGTCGAGGTGGATCCCCGCACCGCCCAGCTCATCCAAAAAAGCCTGGAGGTCAGCCAATGGACAGACGGTGCTTTTGACATCACCATCGCCCCCTTGGTGGAGCTATGGGATTTTAAGGCCGAGACGCCCCGCGTCCCTACCCAGAGCCAGATCGACGAGGTACTTCCCCTGGTGGACTACCGTGGAGTCCAGGTGGAGGGCAGCACCGTCACCCTGGCCAATCCTGAGATGAGCATTGATCTGGGCGGCATCGCCAAAGGGTACATCGCCGACCAGATGCGGGAATACCTGCGTGAAAACGGCTGCAAAAGCGCTGTCCTGGATCTGGGGGGCAACATCTACGCCCTTGGCAGACGCACCGACGGCAACGACTGGACCATCGGCATGCGTTCCCCATTCGATACATCCTCCCAGCTTGGGACACTGGCCGTTCACGACCGTTCGGTGGTGACCTCCGGCCCCTATGAGCGTTATTTTGAAGTGGATGGAAAACGGTATCACCACATTCTGGACCCCTCAACCGGTTACCCGGTGGAAAACGGTCTTGCATCGGTGACCATCTTGTCGGACGATTCCGTGATGGGGGATGCACTGTCCACCGCCTGCTTTGTCCTGGGGATATCCGACGGTACTCAGCTCATCCAAAACCTCGACCAGATTGACGCCTTGTTTATCACCGATGAGGAGGAGGTCGTGACGGTCGGCCAAGCCGTATTCCATAAAAACAGCTGA
- a CDS encoding FeoA family protein, producing the protein MITGLREIASWIKGEGAIEKTLDQLKAGQYGVVTRVDGQGAVRRRMADMGITPGANVFMRRAAPWGDPVQINVRGYELTLRKAEARSIRVDVKSPTSSKRW; encoded by the coding sequence ATGATAACAGGTTTGAGGGAAATTGCAAGCTGGATAAAGGGGGAAGGAGCCATAGAAAAGACGCTGGATCAACTGAAGGCGGGACAATATGGCGTGGTGACGCGTGTGGATGGTCAAGGCGCGGTACGCCGCCGGATGGCCGATATGGGCATTACGCCTGGGGCAAACGTCTTCATGCGCCGGGCGGCGCCATGGGGGGATCCTGTACAGATCAACGTCCGAGGCTATGAGCTGACGCTGCGCAAAGCAGAGGCGCGGAGCATCCGGGTGGACGTAAAATCCCCAACCTCAAGCAAACGATGGTAA
- the feoB gene encoding ferrous iron transport protein B — protein sequence MPKSMTVALVGNPNCGKTTLFNQLTGSSQSVGNWPGVTVEKKEGAVREDILSHPEKATVVDLPGIYSLSPYTDEEVVARDFILDQHPDVILNIVDATNLERNLYLTTQLFLLGRPVVVALNMMDVLEKKGEYIGCRMLQEKLGVPVLPISASKGLGIRKLMEAVHRTASGCYGPPKLKVFTGPVKEALEGIEGIVSQSCAKVRAPVCFAAVKLLEGDSLMERTLGLTRWQLTNIGRWSSYAAEKWGMDCEMAVADQRYRTLCDLCGQVTGRRPSAGRITLSERIDRVVTNKYLALPFFLLAMLLLFGVTFGPIGSGMQDMAASFIEGITGQTRSLLEGWDASPWSIGFLCDGVLAGVGSVISFFPQILLLFFLLSLLEDSGYMARAAFIMDGPLRKIGLTGRAFVPMLMGFGCTVPAALSTRTLENPRDRRTALMILPFLSCSARMPVYLLFAAAFFQRGKVLLILSLYLLGLLVAVLSAWILKKTVHKGQEAPFVMEMPPYHLPTLRGIGIHLWDKVKDFAMRAGTVLLGASIAIWFLKSFTLSLSMTSDPSQSILASMGGMVAPVLAPLGFGDWRSAVALLTGLMAKESVVSTLGVLYGAAGDAGIALTSALQSAYTPLSALSFLVFVLLYLPCVSAFSAVAKEMHSAKWTLTAVFYQLGVAWTASFAVYQVGRLLGLG from the coding sequence GTGCCAAAAAGCATGACGGTGGCCTTGGTGGGCAATCCGAATTGCGGGAAGACCACCTTGTTTAATCAATTGACGGGTTCCAGCCAGTCGGTTGGAAACTGGCCTGGGGTAACGGTGGAGAAAAAAGAGGGAGCCGTGCGGGAGGATATCTTATCCCATCCGGAAAAGGCCACGGTAGTAGACTTGCCAGGCATTTATTCACTTTCCCCTTACACCGATGAAGAGGTAGTGGCGCGGGATTTTATCCTGGACCAGCATCCCGACGTCATCCTCAACATCGTGGACGCCACCAATCTGGAACGAAACCTTTATCTCACCACCCAGCTTTTTTTATTGGGACGTCCCGTCGTAGTGGCCCTCAACATGATGGATGTGCTGGAGAAAAAAGGGGAATATATCGGATGCAGGATGCTCCAGGAAAAACTGGGCGTGCCGGTCCTTCCCATCTCGGCCAGTAAGGGATTGGGCATTCGCAAGCTGATGGAGGCTGTTCATCGAACGGCGTCCGGATGCTATGGTCCCCCTAAGCTGAAGGTATTCACCGGGCCGGTGAAGGAGGCGCTCGAAGGCATTGAGGGCATTGTTTCCCAAAGCTGTGCCAAAGTGAGGGCGCCCGTCTGTTTTGCGGCGGTCAAGCTGCTGGAGGGGGATTCCCTGATGGAGCGGACGCTGGGTCTAACAAGGTGGCAGCTGACTAACATAGGACGCTGGTCAAGCTATGCGGCGGAAAAGTGGGGCATGGACTGCGAGATGGCGGTGGCCGATCAACGGTATCGGACGCTGTGCGACCTGTGCGGCCAGGTGACAGGGCGGCGTCCATCTGCCGGAAGAATCACCCTGTCGGAACGTATCGACCGGGTTGTGACCAACAAGTACCTGGCTCTGCCTTTTTTTCTGCTGGCGATGCTATTGCTCTTTGGCGTCACATTTGGCCCCATAGGCTCCGGGATGCAGGATATGGCGGCCTCCTTCATCGAGGGGATTACAGGTCAAACCCGCAGCCTTTTGGAAGGATGGGATGCATCCCCTTGGTCCATCGGCTTCTTGTGCGACGGCGTTTTAGCCGGCGTGGGATCGGTGATCTCCTTCTTCCCCCAGATCCTGCTGCTTTTTTTCCTGCTCTCCCTGCTGGAGGACAGCGGCTATATGGCGCGGGCCGCCTTCATTATGGATGGCCCGCTGCGAAAAATCGGTTTGACAGGGCGGGCTTTTGTCCCCATGCTCATGGGCTTTGGATGTACTGTCCCGGCGGCGCTGTCCACCCGCACGTTGGAAAATCCCCGCGACCGTCGGACAGCGCTTATGATCCTCCCCTTTTTATCCTGTTCGGCCCGGATGCCGGTGTATCTCCTGTTTGCCGCCGCCTTCTTTCAAAGGGGAAAGGTACTGCTGATCCTTTCCCTTTACCTTTTAGGACTTCTGGTGGCGGTGCTGTCGGCATGGATCCTCAAAAAGACAGTACATAAGGGCCAAGAAGCCCCCTTTGTTATGGAGATGCCTCCCTATCATCTCCCTACGCTGAGGGGGATCGGTATCCATCTGTGGGATAAGGTGAAGGACTTTGCCATGCGGGCAGGGACCGTTTTATTGGGAGCTTCGATAGCCATCTGGTTTCTCAAGAGCTTCACCCTGTCTTTGTCCATGACGAGCGACCCATCCCAAAGCATATTGGCGTCGATGGGAGGAATGGTTGCCCCGGTACTGGCGCCGTTGGGATTCGGGGATTGGCGCAGTGCCGTAGCTCTTCTGACAGGGCTCATGGCCAAGGAATCGGTGGTCAGCACTTTGGGTGTCCTATATGGCGCAGCAGGGGACGCCGGCATAGCGCTGACGTCAGCCCTTCAGTCGGCCTATACGCCATTGTCAGCCCTGTCTTTTTTGGTTTTTGTGCTGTTGTATCTCCCTTGTGTTTCGGCCTTCTCGGCTGTGGCCAAGGAGATGCATTCGGCCAAATGGACGCTCACAGCGGTATTTTATCAGTTGGGCGTGGCTTGGACGGCGTCTTTTGCAGTCTACCAGGTGGGGAGGCTGCTGGGACTGGGATAA
- a CDS encoding DEAD/DEAH box helicase produces the protein MQKMLFSDMPISDAIKQAVAELGFEEATSIQTASIPLILSGRDIIGQSQTGTGKTAAFSIPAIEKINPKDRRTVQVLILCPTRELAVQACDEINKFAKYVEGVRVVPVYGGQPIDRQFRALRMGAQIVVGTPGRVMDHMRRGTLKLDQLRMIILDEADEMLSMGFREDIETILQDVPEERQTLLFSATMSPEILQLTRKYQTDPELIKVTREQLTVPSIEQYYYEVPSSKKVEVLCRLLDVYNPRLSMVFCNTKRQVDELVSQLQLRGYLADGLHGDMKQPARDHVMDMFRAGNIDVLVATDVAARGIDVDDIGAVFNYDIPQDEEYYVHRIGRTGRAGKEGRAFTFVTGRREVYALRGIMRYTNCKIQLKAVPSSSQVREKRVGKFMDKVRGVIQEGNLEEYLQIVDDMSGEDLTSADIAAALVKMALVKEGRRGLPSREDDALFAAHARSQNRGSMDGRRRNRDRDQGSGRMSGRPRGERGGDRERVPMARLSISIGRQNKVNAGHILGAIAGETGLPGKTFGRIEIQDRQTIVEVPVQHRHEVLEAMKGCRILGKQVVTEEASGNFHRRPQK, from the coding sequence GTGCAAAAAATGCTATTTTCCGATATGCCCATTTCCGACGCCATCAAACAGGCGGTAGCTGAACTGGGGTTTGAGGAGGCCACCTCCATTCAGACCGCCAGTATCCCGCTGATTTTGTCGGGCAGGGACATCATCGGCCAGTCCCAGACCGGTACTGGCAAAACCGCCGCCTTCAGCATCCCGGCCATTGAGAAGATCAATCCCAAGGATCGCCGGACGGTGCAGGTCCTGATCCTCTGTCCCACCCGCGAATTGGCGGTACAGGCCTGCGATGAGATCAATAAATTCGCCAAATACGTGGAAGGGGTTCGGGTGGTGCCTGTGTACGGCGGCCAGCCCATCGACCGTCAATTCCGGGCGCTGCGTATGGGCGCTCAGATCGTGGTTGGAACCCCGGGCCGCGTCATGGATCACATGCGTCGTGGGACCCTCAAGCTGGATCAGCTGCGCATGATCATCCTGGACGAGGCCGACGAGATGCTCAGCATGGGCTTCCGGGAGGACATTGAGACCATCTTGCAGGACGTGCCGGAGGAACGGCAGACGTTGTTGTTTTCAGCCACTATGTCCCCGGAGATCCTACAGTTGACCCGGAAGTACCAAACCGATCCGGAGCTCATCAAGGTGACGAGGGAACAGCTGACGGTGCCGAGCATTGAACAGTATTACTATGAAGTGCCCTCCAGCAAGAAGGTGGAGGTACTGTGCCGCCTTCTGGACGTGTACAATCCCCGTCTTTCCATGGTGTTCTGCAACACCAAGCGCCAGGTGGATGAGCTTGTCAGTCAGCTGCAACTGAGGGGATACCTGGCCGACGGTCTTCACGGCGATATGAAGCAGCCGGCCCGCGACCACGTCATGGATATGTTCCGTGCCGGCAACATCGACGTGCTGGTGGCCACCGACGTAGCCGCCCGCGGCATCGATGTGGACGACATCGGCGCTGTGTTTAACTATGACATCCCCCAGGACGAGGAGTATTATGTCCATCGCATCGGACGTACCGGCCGGGCCGGCAAAGAGGGCAGGGCCTTTACCTTTGTCACAGGACGGCGGGAAGTCTATGCTTTGCGGGGGATCATGCGGTATACCAACTGCAAGATCCAGCTTAAAGCTGTGCCGTCCAGCAGCCAGGTCCGGGAAAAGCGAGTGGGCAAGTTTATGGATAAGGTGCGTGGCGTCATTCAGGAAGGCAATTTGGAGGAGTATCTCCAGATTGTGGACGACATGTCAGGCGAAGATCTCACTTCGGCCGATATCGCCGCCGCTCTGGTCAAGATGGCGCTTGTCAAAGAGGGACGGCGTGGCCTTCCCTCCCGGGAGGACGACGCCTTGTTTGCCGCCCACGCCCGCAGCCAGAATAGAGGTTCCATGGATGGACGCCGCCGGAACCGCGACCGTGACCAAGGGTCCGGACGCATGAGCGGACGTCCCCGAGGCGAACGGGGCGGGGATCGAGAGAGGGTGCCTATGGCGCGCCTGTCCATCAGCATCGGCCGTCAGAATAAGGTGAATGCCGGGCACATCCTGGGAGCCATTGCGGGAGAAACCGGACTGCCGGGAAAAACGTTTGGGCGCATTGAGATCCAGGATCGTCAGACCATCGTAGAAGTGCCGGTTCAACACCGTCACGAGGTGCTGGAGGCCATGAAAGGATGCCGGATCCTGGGAAAACAGGTTGTCACCGAAGAGGCGTCGGGCAATTTTCACAGACGGCCTCAGAAATAA
- a CDS encoding 6-phosphofructokinase: MKRRIGILTAGGDCPGLNAAIRGVARASYNMFDAEFVGIRDGYKGLIKGEYKEMTQSDFSGILTLGGTILGTSRQPYRTMRKIEEDKVDKVAAMKANYKKMKLDCLITLGGNGTHKTANLLAEEGLNVIGLPKTIDNDIWGTDVTFGFHTAVDIATEVIDRIHTTANSHGRVLIVEIMGNKAGWLTLFSGVAGGADVILLPEIPYNLNSVLEAVEGRAKKQKRRFSIIAVAEGAMTTKEAGMKGKERNALRAKEPYMSVSYRVADQISKETGFECRVVVPGHFQRGGSPSPYDRILATRFGVQAARLIREEHYGMAVAQIGDIVTQNPLKEVAGKSKLVPPDHQMVNFARSMGIKFGNE, from the coding sequence ATGAAAAGAAGAATCGGAATCTTAACCGCCGGCGGCGATTGCCCCGGCTTAAATGCCGCTATCCGCGGCGTAGCCCGTGCATCCTACAACATGTTTGACGCCGAATTTGTCGGCATCCGGGATGGTTACAAGGGCCTCATCAAGGGCGAATACAAGGAGATGACCCAAAGCGATTTTTCCGGCATCCTGACTCTAGGTGGGACGATCCTGGGCACCTCCCGTCAGCCTTACCGCACCATGCGCAAGATCGAGGAGGACAAGGTGGACAAGGTGGCCGCCATGAAGGCCAATTACAAGAAGATGAAGCTGGACTGCCTCATCACCTTAGGCGGCAACGGCACCCATAAAACGGCCAATTTGCTGGCGGAAGAGGGACTCAACGTCATCGGTTTACCTAAGACCATCGACAACGACATCTGGGGGACCGACGTCACCTTTGGCTTCCACACTGCTGTGGACATCGCCACCGAGGTCATCGACCGCATCCACACCACCGCCAACAGCCATGGACGCGTTCTTATCGTGGAGATCATGGGCAACAAGGCCGGATGGCTCACTCTCTTCTCCGGCGTGGCCGGCGGCGCCGATGTCATTTTGCTGCCGGAGATCCCCTATAACCTTAACTCTGTGCTGGAGGCTGTGGAGGGACGGGCCAAAAAACAAAAGCGTCGTTTCTCCATCATCGCCGTAGCCGAAGGCGCCATGACCACCAAGGAAGCCGGTATGAAGGGCAAGGAACGCAACGCCTTGCGGGCAAAAGAGCCTTATATGTCGGTATCCTACCGCGTGGCCGATCAGATCAGCAAAGAAACCGGCTTTGAATGCCGAGTGGTGGTGCCGGGACATTTCCAGAGGGGCGGTTCCCCTTCTCCTTACGACCGCATCCTGGCCACCCGTTTTGGCGTCCAGGCCGCCCGCCTCATCCGGGAGGAGCATTACGGCATGGCCGTCGCCCAGATCGGGGACATCGTCACCCAGAATCCCCTCAAGGAAGTGGCCGGCAAAAGCAAGCTGGTTCCTCCTGACCACCAGATGGTCAACTTCGCCCGTTCCATGGGTATCAAGTTCGGCAACGAATAA
- a CDS encoding nitroreductase family protein, giving the protein MEALQCITSRRTIRAFTDKIPSKDMVEQLISYASWAPSWANSQCVRYVAVTDPALKNQMADRMEKGSLKNSKMTRQAPVILALIALPDKAGRLGDHVDPRAEGWKFFDCGGAAQTLCLAAHAMGLATVQMGNFDHKAIHELLELPHEAEVVELIGLGYPDANPNAPARLAVDELLQWR; this is encoded by the coding sequence ATGGAAGCACTCCAGTGTATTACATCGCGCCGGACCATCCGGGCGTTTACCGACAAAATTCCGTCTAAGGACATGGTGGAACAACTGATTTCCTATGCATCCTGGGCGCCCAGCTGGGCCAACAGCCAATGCGTGCGCTATGTCGCAGTGACCGATCCGGCTCTCAAAAATCAGATGGCCGATCGCATGGAAAAAGGCAGTCTGAAAAACAGCAAAATGACCCGTCAGGCCCCGGTGATATTGGCGCTCATCGCCCTGCCGGACAAAGCCGGACGCCTGGGGGATCACGTGGATCCCAGGGCTGAGGGCTGGAAGTTCTTCGACTGCGGCGGCGCGGCTCAAACTCTGTGCCTGGCGGCTCACGCTATGGGGCTTGCCACGGTGCAGATGGGAAATTTTGACCACAAAGCTATCCATGAACTACTGGAACTTCCCCACGAGGCCGAAGTGGTAGAACTTATCGGCCTTGGATACCCGGACGCAAATCCCAATGCACCGGCCCGTCTGGCTGTGGACGAGCTTCTCCAGTGGCGATAA
- a CDS encoding endonuclease MutS2 gives MSNQLEHQISLNRHHRALELDKVLHMLSKEAPCEDCAMLAEALIPSTDLGEARLLLQETSDAHMLIGRFGSPSFGGMKNVNGSLARAEAGGALSMRELLDIAEDLRVIRSLTEWRERCAGIETCLDDRFNALFPNKYLESRITSCILSADEMADTASPALHDIRRKIRAASSKVREQLDKMIRSPAYQRYLQDPIVTIRGDRFVVPVKAEHRGEVPGLVHDTSSSGATVFVEPISVVEANNQVRMLKSREDAEIERILFELSSEAGSFGQSIRRSYAIAMDLGLVFAKARLGYKMKAGIPLLSDDGVIDLKRARHPLIPADHVVPIDVHLGNGFDTLVITGPNTGGKTVTLKTVGLLTLMAMCGLMIPVADGSRVSVFGHVLADIGDEQSIEQSLSTFSAHMTNIIRIVDEADPHSLVLLDELGAGTDPIEGAALAMAILEHLREKGAHIAATTHYAELKEYALQTNGVENGSCEFDVKTLRPTYRLLIGVPGRSNAFAISERLGMPESIVGRARTMVSGDSTRFEDVVQKLEQSRQAMEERQKEAEALRIAAERAAKEANERLERVQRERDREIERAREKARAIVGQARRQSELLLSELEDIRRQKDGEDFHQKLKEAKSSVGGKLRAMEEAADPVQRRKNEPYELPRALKIGDAVIIADLGTKGQVISLPDSKGNVGVQAGMMKTRVPLKNLRLDTSPKKPNRSNTRRVSKAPSRAEAKVTTEIDLRGMASDEAILELDRFIDEAVLTGIDQLTIVHGKGTGVLRAAVQKYLKGHPSIKTFRLGVYGEGEDGVTIAELK, from the coding sequence ATGAGTAACCAACTAGAACATCAAATATCCTTAAACCGGCACCACAGGGCGCTGGAGCTGGATAAAGTATTACATATGCTCAGCAAGGAGGCTCCCTGTGAGGATTGCGCCATGCTGGCCGAAGCCCTCATCCCCTCCACCGATTTAGGGGAAGCCCGTCTGCTTTTGCAGGAGACGTCCGACGCCCACATGCTCATCGGGCGCTTCGGCAGCCCCTCCTTCGGCGGGATGAAGAATGTAAACGGTTCCCTGGCCCGTGCGGAAGCGGGCGGCGCTTTGAGCATGCGGGAGCTGCTGGACATTGCCGAAGATCTGCGGGTGATCCGCAGCCTGACCGAGTGGCGGGAACGGTGTGCCGGCATCGAAACCTGTCTGGACGACCGGTTCAACGCCCTCTTCCCCAACAAGTATCTGGAAAGCCGCATCACCTCCTGCATCCTGTCGGCCGACGAGATGGCCGACACCGCCTCCCCTGCCCTGCACGATATCCGCCGCAAGATCCGCGCCGCTTCCTCCAAGGTGAGGGAACAGCTGGACAAAATGATCCGATCCCCCGCCTATCAGCGGTATTTGCAGGATCCCATCGTCACCATCCGCGGCGACCGGTTTGTCGTGCCGGTCAAGGCCGAACACCGGGGGGAAGTCCCCGGTCTGGTCCACGACACCTCCTCCTCCGGCGCCACGGTGTTTGTGGAGCCCATCAGCGTGGTGGAGGCAAACAATCAGGTCCGCATGCTCAAGTCCCGGGAGGACGCCGAAATCGAACGCATCCTGTTTGAACTGTCTTCAGAAGCCGGCTCCTTTGGCCAGAGCATCCGCCGCAGTTATGCCATCGCCATGGATTTGGGGCTTGTGTTTGCCAAGGCCCGTCTGGGATACAAAATGAAGGCCGGCATCCCGCTGTTGTCCGACGACGGCGTCATCGACTTAAAGCGGGCAAGGCATCCCCTTATCCCCGCCGATCACGTGGTACCCATCGATGTGCACCTGGGAAACGGGTTCGACACTTTGGTCATCACCGGTCCCAACACCGGCGGCAAAACGGTCACCCTCAAAACGGTGGGGCTCCTGACCCTGATGGCCATGTGCGGCCTGATGATCCCCGTAGCCGACGGAAGCCGGGTGTCGGTCTTCGGGCATGTGCTGGCCGACATCGGCGACGAACAGAGCATTGAGCAGTCGCTCTCCACCTTCTCGGCTCACATGACCAACATCATCCGCATTGTGGACGAGGCCGATCCCCACTCCCTGGTGCTGCTGGATGAGCTGGGCGCCGGCACCGATCCCATCGAAGGTGCGGCGCTTGCCATGGCCATTTTGGAGCATCTGAGGGAAAAGGGCGCTCACATCGCCGCCACCACACATTATGCCGAACTAAAAGAGTACGCCTTACAGACAAACGGCGTGGAAAACGGCAGCTGTGAATTCGACGTCAAGACGCTGCGTCCCACCTACCGGCTTCTCATCGGGGTGCCGGGACGTTCCAATGCCTTCGCCATCTCGGAACGGCTGGGCATGCCGGAGAGCATTGTGGGACGGGCACGCACCATGGTATCGGGCGACAGCACCCGGTTTGAAGACGTGGTACAGAAGCTGGAGCAGAGCCGTCAGGCCATGGAGGAGCGGCAGAAGGAGGCGGAAGCCCTGCGCATCGCCGCCGAACGGGCCGCCAAAGAGGCAAATGAACGTCTGGAACGGGTGCAGCGGGAGCGGGACCGGGAAATCGAGCGGGCGCGGGAGAAGGCCCGCGCCATCGTGGGACAAGCCCGGCGTCAGTCGGAATTGCTGCTCAGCGAACTGGAGGACATCCGCCGCCAAAAGGACGGGGAGGATTTCCACCAGAAGCTCAAGGAAGCCAAATCCAGCGTGGGCGGAAAGCTGCGCGCCATGGAAGAAGCGGCCGATCCTGTGCAACGTCGGAAAAACGAGCCTTACGAGCTGCCCCGCGCTTTGAAAATCGGGGACGCCGTCATCATCGCCGATCTCGGGACAAAGGGGCAAGTCATCAGCCTGCCCGATTCCAAGGGCAATGTAGGCGTCCAGGCCGGCATGATGAAAACGCGGGTACCACTCAAGAACCTGCGGTTGGACACCAGTCCGAAAAAGCCCAATCGTTCCAATACCCGCCGGGTCTCCAAAGCGCCCAGCCGGGCAGAGGCCAAGGTCACCACTGAAATCGATCTGCGCGGCATGGCGTCGGACGAAGCCATCCTGGAACTGGACCGCTTTATCGACGAGGCGGTGCTCACCGGCATCGATCAGCTGACCATCGTCCACGGCAAGGGCACCGGCGTACTGCGGGCCGCAGTACAGAAGTATTTGAAAGGGCATCCCTCCATCAAGACCTTCCGGTTAGGCGTCTACGGCGAGGGCGAAGACGGCGTCACCATCGCCGAGTTAAAGTAA
- the recO gene encoding DNA repair protein RecO, which produces MLLSTNGLIIRQQSIGEADRVVSVLTRDRGVIRAFANGARRVKNKNMAATSLFSYSRLTLFHGRDKYTINDAESIQVFFDLRRDVERLSLSQYFCELCLCLAPQEEEAEAFLRLTLNCLHLLCVGKHPLSQIKAVYELRMLGMAGYMPDLVACSGCGAYESDVMFLSLLDGTLHCGRCQEQAPVSPALMLVKSVLAAMRHILYADLGKVFSFTLPDEAMKSLGSTVERFLLSQLDRSFQTLDFYHTVSLDP; this is translated from the coding sequence ATGTTATTGAGCACAAACGGCCTGATCATCCGCCAACAGAGCATCGGTGAGGCCGACCGCGTGGTCTCTGTCCTGACCCGGGACCGGGGCGTCATCCGCGCCTTTGCCAACGGTGCAAGACGGGTCAAAAATAAGAATATGGCGGCCACATCGCTTTTTTCGTATTCCCGTCTGACGCTGTTCCACGGGCGGGACAAATATACCATCAACGACGCCGAATCCATCCAGGTGTTTTTCGATCTGCGCCGCGATGTGGAACGCTTGAGCCTAAGCCAGTATTTTTGCGAATTGTGCCTCTGTCTTGCCCCCCAAGAGGAGGAAGCGGAGGCCTTTTTGCGTCTGACCCTCAACTGCCTGCATCTGCTGTGCGTGGGCAAGCATCCCTTGTCCCAGATCAAGGCGGTGTATGAGCTGCGCATGCTGGGTATGGCCGGTTATATGCCGGATCTGGTAGCCTGTTCCGGATGCGGCGCTTACGAAAGCGACGTCATGTTTTTATCCCTGCTGGACGGTACCCTCCACTGTGGCCGCTGTCAGGAACAGGCCCCCGTGTCCCCGGCGCTCATGCTGGTCAAAAGCGTATTGGCCGCCATGCGCCACATTTTATACGCCGATTTGGGGAAGGTATTCTCCTTCACCCTGCCGGATGAGGCCATGAAATCCCTGGGCAGCACAGTGGAACGGTTTCTTCTCAGCCAATTGGACCGGTCGTTTCAGACCCTGGACTTTTACCATACCGTGTCCTTGGACCCGTAA
- the era gene encoding GTPase Era, protein MTQHHETSSRSAFIAIVGKPNVGKSSLMNAMLGQKVAIVSPKPQTTRTRIMGVLTKGETQLVFIDTPGMHKPRTRLGDYMVRSVSEAVSGVDACMLVVEPEGELTESEHSLIQSFQKSGLPVVLAINKIDLLEDRSAILARIAQLNGLYPFASVVPVSAVKGDGISILIDELSAFAQEGPHFFDDDALTDMPEKALAGEIIREKLLRLLNHEIPHGIAVSVERMREREEGGITDIDAVIYCERESHKGIVIGKKGAMLKKVATLARKDMENFFGCKVNLQCWVKVKEDWRNREGLLRSFGYDSDQ, encoded by the coding sequence ATGACACAACATCATGAAACATCCTCCCGTTCGGCTTTTATCGCCATTGTGGGCAAGCCCAACGTGGGGAAATCCTCCCTGATGAACGCCATGCTGGGGCAAAAAGTCGCCATCGTATCCCCAAAGCCTCAGACCACACGTACCCGCATTATGGGTGTGCTCACCAAGGGGGAAACACAGCTGGTATTCATCGATACCCCCGGCATGCACAAACCCCGCACCCGTCTGGGGGATTATATGGTCCGTTCGGTGAGCGAAGCAGTGTCGGGCGTGGACGCCTGCATGCTGGTGGTGGAGCCGGAAGGGGAATTGACCGAATCGGAGCATTCCCTCATCCAATCGTTTCAGAAGAGCGGATTGCCGGTTGTTTTGGCCATCAACAAAATCGATCTCTTGGAGGATCGTTCGGCCATCCTGGCCCGCATCGCCCAGCTAAACGGTCTCTACCCCTTTGCCTCGGTGGTGCCGGTATCGGCCGTCAAGGGGGACGGTATTTCCATTCTGATCGACGAGCTGTCGGCCTTTGCCCAGGAGGGTCCCCATTTCTTTGACGACGACGCCCTCACCGATATGCCGGAAAAGGCTCTGGCCGGTGAGATCATCCGGGAGAAGCTGCTGCGTCTTTTAAACCACGAGATCCCCCACGGTATCGCCGTATCGGTGGAACGTATGCGGGAGCGGGAGGAAGGCGGCATCACCGACATCGACGCCGTCATCTACTGCGAGCGGGAGAGCCATAAGGGCATCGTCATCGGCAAAAAAGGCGCCATGCTTAAAAAGGTGGCCACCCTTGCCCGCAAAGATATGGAAAATTTCTTCGGCTGCAAGGTAAACCTCCAATGCTGGGTCAAGGTCAAGGAGGATTGGCGCAATCGGGAAGGCTTGCTCCGCTCCTTTGGCTATGATTCCGACCAGTGA